GCGGAAGACTTCGGCGCGACGGTCGCCGCGCGCGTAGAAATGCCGATGACGCCTGCCGTCCGGACCGACCACCCACAAATACGTGCTGCCGCCGACGAACACCACGTCGCGATCCACGACACCCGCGATGTACACGTCGCTCGGTGCGGCGACATAAACAGGCTGCGGCGCGGGCGCCGGCGCGCGCACGATGACGGCGGGCGGCGGTGGCGGCGGCTGCACCGCGACGACGGCGGGACGCGGCCTCGTGGGCGCGGCAGCGATCTGCTGCTCGCTGGTGACGCAACCGGCTAATGCTGCAAATGCGGCAACTGCCGCGAAAGATGTGGCCAGCTTCATCGTGTTCAAATGCGGCTCCCCGTTTTTTGTGTGGTCGTGCTGATTCGCCCGCATTAACGGCATAGTCTTACAGAAGCTTTAGCGCGGCGAGTGTGGGAGCGAGCCAGGCGAGCGCCTGTATCATCGGTATCGAGTCGATACGTGAGATGCACAACGCCTTGCCCGAGGAGCACAGCGTGAACGTCAGTGAAGCCGTCAGCAGCCGCAAATCCGTCCGTCAGTTTCTCCCTACGCCCGTCGCGTCCGACGTGATTCGCCGCGTGCTCGCGACGGCCGCGCGCTCGCCTTCGGGCGGCAATCTGCAGCCGTGGCATGTCCATGTGGTGGGAGGCGACGCGCTCGCGCGTCTCAAGCACATCATGCGCGAGCGCATCGCGGATGTGCCCGGCGGCGAAGAGATGGAATACGACATCTATCCGCCGAGCCTGCATTCGCCGTATCGCGAGCGGCGCTTTCAGGTCGGCGAGGATCTTTACCGCAGCATCGGCATTGCGCGCGAAAACCGTCCCGCGCGACTTGCACAGTTCGCGCGCAACTTCATGTTCTTCGACGCGCCGCTCGCGCTCTTCTGCACCGTCGACCGGCGCATGGGCCCGCCGCAATGGTCCGATCTCGGCATGTTCATGCAGACGATCATGCTGCTGTTGCGCGAAGAGGGCCTGCATAGCTGCGCGCAGGAATGCTGGGCGCAATATCCGACGACGATCGGCGCATTTCTCGATCTGCCCGATGACCGCATGCTGTTCAGCGGCATGGCGATCGGCTATGAAGACACGAACGCCGCGATCAACCAGTGGCGCGCGCAGCGCACGCCGCTCGACGAGTTCGCGCAGTTCATCGGCATATGATCTTCGCTCACGACGCTTTCGCCGGCATGAACGTGAATGAAGGCGTCGGCACGAATTGCCCCGACACCTCGCCTGAAAAAACCTGGCCTCTGTCGATGGTGAGCTTGAGCACAGGCGCGCCCGGCTTCAGATTCAGCTTGTGCAGATCGACCCAGAACGTGTCAGGCCGTGTTGCCGAATCGAAGTAATAGATGAGGTTGGTTTCATCGGCGACGGTGCGCCAGATCGTCGACGAAAGATTCGGCTGATCCGGCGTGCTGATGCCGAGCGGCACGCTGACCGAACGCATCACGCTCATCACGCCTGCCACGGCCTGATATGCATACGAGCGGTTCGGCACGCCGACGATATAGTTCGGATCGAGCTTCTTTGGAATCGCGTCGAGCAGGAAGGACGCACGCACGAAACGATCGGCGGCGCGATTCGTGCCGGGCAAAAACGTCTGGCCACCGACGCCGCGCCAATACGTATCGAGCGCAAGCTGCTCGCTGTAGATCGGCGAATTCGTCATGATCCTGTACGACTTGCCGTGATGAATCACGAGCTTGCCGTCCAGATACTCGAGGATCGCGGAATCGCCGCTCGCGTCCGACAGCGACAGATGAATGGTGAGCGGCTTGCCGTTCGGCAGCGGTGGCGCGATGATCTGGAACGGCTCTTTGCCGAGCACGTCGACGGCCTCGGCGACCGTCGAGAAGTTGTCGAGCGCATATTGCGCCCACAGGCTGATCGACATCGGCGCGCGCGTGGGGTCGGGCTTGCCGTAATCCGTCTCCGACAAGTAAAGCGCGTTCGCCACCAGCCCGCGCTCGTTCATGCCGTCGACGCTGCCTATTTCATAGCCCGACACGACCACGCTGCCGTATTTCGCTTTCCAGCGCGGAGAACGCGGGCCCGCGCGTCCATCGCGTTCGATGCCCGCGGGGAACACCCATAGGTTCGACATCATGTCTTCGGACCAGTCCATCGTGCGGCCCGTAATGACGAGATTGCCGTCGCCGACGTATAGCGCGCGGGTGCACGCGTCGGCCGTCAAGGCAATGAAAAGCGCGGCAAGCGCCGTGAATGCAGCGGAGAACTTCGCGAACGGTGTACGCATCAGCTTTCCCTCGTTTGGCCTGCGACAGTTGCGTATTCAGCCATCGTATTCTGTACCGTGTATGACGAAAGCGCATGCATAAAGCGCAGCCTGCCGTCACATTTCGCGCGTTGGTGCGAAAATCACGGATACATTGAAATCAACGTGAGTGCATCCGATGTTCGAATCCACCATCAATACCGCGCTGCCCAAGGCCGAGTTCTATCAGGAACTGGCGTCGCAGGCGCGCTCGCTTCTCGAAGGCGAAGCGAATCAGATCGCCAATGCGGCCAATCTGTCGGCGCTGATCTTTCACAGCCTGCCGCAGCTGAACTGGGTGGGTTTTTATTTCGCGCTCGACGGCGAACTGGTCGTCGGTCCGTTTCAGGGCAAGCCCGCCTGCGTGCGCATTCCGATGGGACGCGGCGTATGCGGCACCGCTGCGCAAACGCGCGAAACGCAGGTCGTGCCGGACGTGGATGCGTTTCCTGGGCACATTGCGTGCGATTCGGCATCGCGCTCGGAGATCGTGATTCCGCTGCAAAAGGCGAATGGCGAACTGGTCGGCGTGCTCGATATCGACAGCCCGGTGCTCGAACGTTTCGACGACGAAGACCGGCGTGGACTCGAAGAAGTCGCGAAGATTTTCGTGGCGTCGCTGGGCTAATCGCAGCGTCGAAACAACAAGCCCCGAAGACCTTTCGATCTTCGGGGCTGATTCGATGCAGACGGCAACCGCCGTCACACGATAAGCTTTACAGCGCGCGGTTCGGCGTCGCGCTTTCCTTCTTCACCGACTCCAGCGCAGCCGCCACGCCTTGCCCATATGCGGGATCGGCCTTCGTGCAGTGCTCGATATGCAGCTTCTGGATCGGCTCCGACACGCCCGCCAGCGAACGCGCCGTGTTGTCGAACAGCGCCTGCTTCTTCTCGGCCGACATCAGGCGGAACAGATTGCCCGGCTGCGAGAAGTAGTCGTCGTCGACGCGGTGGTTCCAGTGATCGGCGGCACCTTCGATCGACAGCGGCGGCTCGCTGAAATCCGGCTGATCGACCCATTCGCCGCGCGTGTTCGGGTTATACGGCGTCGCGCCGCCCGCGTTGCCATCGACGCGCATGAAGCCGTCGCGATGATAGCTGTGCACCGGGCACTTCGGCGCGTTGACGGGAATCAGGCTGTGATTCACGCCCAGGCGATAACGCTGCGCATCGCCGTAAGAGAACAGGCGGCCTTGCAGCATCTTGTCCGGCGAAAAGCTGATGCCTGGCACGACGTTCGCGGGATTGAACGCGGCCTGCTCGACGTCGGCGAAATGATTTTCCGCGTTGCGATTCAATTCCATCACGCCCACTTCGATCAGCGGATAGTCCTTCTTCGGCCAGATCTTGGTCAGATCGAACGGGTTGTACGGCGTCGTCGATGCGTCCTTCTCCGGCATCACCTGCACGTACATCGTCCACTTCGGGAACGCCTTGTTTTCGATCGATTCGTACAGGTCGCGATGCGAGCTTTCGCGATCGCTACCGACGAGTGCCGCCGCTTCCGCATCGCTAAGATTTTCGATGCCCTGTTGCGTATGCAGATGGAACTTGACCCAGAAGCGCTCCTTGTCTGCATTGATGAAGCTGAACGTGTGGCTGCCGAAGCCGTGCATATGACGGAACGTCTTCGGAATGCCGCGATCGCTCATCACGATCGTCACCTGATGCAGCGCTTCGGGCAGTTGCGTCCAGAAGTCCCAGTTGTTTTCGGCGCTGCGCAGGCCCGTACGCGGGTCGCGCTTGACGGCGTGATTCAGGTCGGGGAACTTCAGCGGATCGCGCAGGAAGAACACAGGCGTGTTATTGCCGACGAGGTCCCAGTTGCCTTCTTCCGTGTAGAACTTCACGGCAAAACCACGGATGTCGCGCTCAGCATCGGCGGCACCGCGTTCGCCCGCAACCGTCGAGAAGCGTGCGAACAGTTCCGTCTTCTTGCCGATCTGCGAAAAGATCTTGGCGCGCGTGTACTTCGTGATGTCGTGCGTGACCGTGAACGTGCCGAAGGCGCCCGAGCCTTTCGCGTGCATGCGGCGCTCGGGGATCACTTCGCGGTCGAAGTGCGCGAGTTTCTCGAGGAACCACACGTCCTGCAGCAACGCAGGGCCGCGCGGCCCGGCCGTCTGAATGTTCTGATTGTCTACAACGGGTGCGCCAAAAGCAGTCGTCAACTTGTTCACGTCTAGCCCTCCAACACTTATAGGTAGTTCCGGGGACGCGCCGCCGGATCGTACTGTGGGTTTTCCAGCGGCCACGGCCGCAAAGCGCCGTAGTCTCCGGAGGCGGAATCGGGACGGCAATGCCGTCGAAATGAAGGCCGCGCGGTGCTCAACACGCGTCAACCTGTTACTGCGGAGGCGATCTTACTGCCATTCGAATGAACGAGCAGCGAAGGGTCAAGCCTTCTGGCGCAAGGATGAAACGCATGCAAGATGCGGTGCCAAAAGCGCTTGATCGATGAATGGCATTCAATGCGCGGCGCATCCTTCTCCTATGGAATTACACAATCCGATAAAAAAATTAAGTTAGCGCTGGCTTTATTGTCCTTGTCATATAGATACCAGATTGCCGGCCAATGACAGATAACTAACGAGAACATTCGGAACGACACTCGATGTCCACCGCGTTCGCCCACACAGTCGAAGCAAGCTTTGCGACGCTCACGCCCACGGCCAAGCGGATCGCCAGCTATATGCTGGCGAATCTCGAACGCCTCGGCCTGGAGACGGCGGATCAGATCGCGCAGCAGACGGGCACGAGCGGCATTTCGGTGGGACGCTTTCTTCGCAGCGTCGGCTATCGCAATCTCGACGACCTGAAGCGCGAACTTCGCGGCGCGCAGTCGCGTCCGTGGTTCATCACGGACCGGCTCGACGCTTACCGCAGTGAGCGCGACAGCAGCGACACGAACGGCCTCGACGTAAGCGACCCAACTCCCGCGAGTTCGCTCGATCTCGAAGTCGACGCAATCCGCTATGTCTATCAACTCGCGCAAGGCGAAACCTTCGCGCGCATTGCACAGCGCATTGCCGAAGCCGATGCCGTTTTCATCCTCGGCATCCAGTCGACGCGCGGCATCTCCAATGCGTTCTACAGTTACCTCGAATATCTGCGACCGCGCGTGTTCTATTCCGACGGCATGTCCGGCTCGTATGTGGACTCGCTCAATTCGGAGTTCGCGTCGCCTTACCTGATCGTCACCGACACACGCGCCTATTCGCGCATCGCGCGCCGCTATTGCGAAGCCGCGGCGCGGCGCGAGTTGCCCTTTGCACTCGTCACCGATCTGTATTGCCCCTGGGCGCGCGAGTTTGCTTGCGATCTGATCCAGGTCAAGACGGATGTCGGCCAGTTCTGGGACTCGCTTGCGCCGCTCACGTGCATGTTTAATCTCTTGCTGACATCGATTGTCGAACGGCTCGGCCCCGCCATCGACGAACGCG
This genomic interval from Paraburkholderia sabiae contains the following:
- a CDS encoding nitroreductase, whose protein sequence is MNVSEAVSSRKSVRQFLPTPVASDVIRRVLATAARSPSGGNLQPWHVHVVGGDALARLKHIMRERIADVPGGEEMEYDIYPPSLHSPYRERRFQVGEDLYRSIGIARENRPARLAQFARNFMFFDAPLALFCTVDRRMGPPQWSDLGMFMQTIMLLLREEGLHSCAQECWAQYPTTIGAFLDLPDDRMLFSGMAIGYEDTNAAINQWRAQRTPLDEFAQFIGI
- a CDS encoding linear amide C-N hydrolase — encoded protein: MRTPFAKFSAAFTALAALFIALTADACTRALYVGDGNLVITGRTMDWSEDMMSNLWVFPAGIERDGRAGPRSPRWKAKYGSVVVSGYEIGSVDGMNERGLVANALYLSETDYGKPDPTRAPMSISLWAQYALDNFSTVAEAVDVLGKEPFQIIAPPLPNGKPLTIHLSLSDASGDSAILEYLDGKLVIHHGKSYRIMTNSPIYSEQLALDTYWRGVGGQTFLPGTNRAADRFVRASFLLDAIPKKLDPNYIVGVPNRSYAYQAVAGVMSVMRSVSVPLGISTPDQPNLSSTIWRTVADETNLIYYFDSATRPDTFWVDLHKLNLKPGAPVLKLTIDRGQVFSGEVSGQFVPTPSFTFMPAKAS
- a CDS encoding GAF domain-containing protein, yielding MFESTINTALPKAEFYQELASQARSLLEGEANQIANAANLSALIFHSLPQLNWVGFYFALDGELVVGPFQGKPACVRIPMGRGVCGTAAQTRETQVVPDVDAFPGHIACDSASRSEIVIPLQKANGELVGVLDIDSPVLERFDDEDRRGLEEVAKIFVASLG
- a CDS encoding catalase codes for the protein MNKLTTAFGAPVVDNQNIQTAGPRGPALLQDVWFLEKLAHFDREVIPERRMHAKGSGAFGTFTVTHDITKYTRAKIFSQIGKKTELFARFSTVAGERGAADAERDIRGFAVKFYTEEGNWDLVGNNTPVFFLRDPLKFPDLNHAVKRDPRTGLRSAENNWDFWTQLPEALHQVTIVMSDRGIPKTFRHMHGFGSHTFSFINADKERFWVKFHLHTQQGIENLSDAEAAALVGSDRESSHRDLYESIENKAFPKWTMYVQVMPEKDASTTPYNPFDLTKIWPKKDYPLIEVGVMELNRNAENHFADVEQAAFNPANVVPGISFSPDKMLQGRLFSYGDAQRYRLGVNHSLIPVNAPKCPVHSYHRDGFMRVDGNAGGATPYNPNTRGEWVDQPDFSEPPLSIEGAADHWNHRVDDDYFSQPGNLFRLMSAEKKQALFDNTARSLAGVSEPIQKLHIEHCTKADPAYGQGVAAALESVKKESATPNRAL
- the sapR gene encoding sap1 transcriptional regulator SapR; translation: MSTAFAHTVEASFATLTPTAKRIASYMLANLERLGLETADQIAQQTGTSGISVGRFLRSVGYRNLDDLKRELRGAQSRPWFITDRLDAYRSERDSSDTNGLDVSDPTPASSLDLEVDAIRYVYQLAQGETFARIAQRIAEADAVFILGIQSTRGISNAFYSYLEYLRPRVFYSDGMSGSYVDSLNSEFASPYLIVTDTRAYSRIARRYCEAAARRELPFALVTDLYCPWAREFACDLIQVKTDVGQFWDSLAPLTCMFNLLLTSIVERLGPAIDERVARNRELQRELDQFDL